In Desmospora profundinema, the sequence CCGCCACCAGACGTGATCGAGATTTCTTCCTTTCCCCCTCGACCGGTGGAACAGGAGTGATTTTTAAACAGTGGACGGAACGGGATTGTCCCGAAACAATGGGAGGGGTGTACGATATGGAACTATACTAGAACCTATTTCAAAATTCGATTAACGGACCAGAGGATGAGTGCTAGAAAACAGAAAGCTTTATACATATGTACATAAGAGTCATATCGAACCAGTAAGCGGCGGCAGTTATCCATCCATGCAAAACAACGTTCGAAACGTTCACCATAAGCCAATCCAATCGGAGCCGGACGACCCCTTTTCACCTTTCGACCCTTTCTCACTGGAATGGAGGGTTTGATTCCCCATCCGTAAATGCTGGCGGAAGTGATGGCTCTGCAACCAACTCATGGGGACGATTTCGGGGTTGACCTCGCTTTTGCGGTACCAACCTTGGTTTTTCCTATTTTCTCTCCCCTTTTTCGCGGGTACAAAGCTTCCGTCTAAAAAGGCTTTGGTCCAATCCAGTTTTTGTTGTTCATCCATTTGTTGCAGGAGCGCTTGCCAAATCTGCTCCCAGGTTCCATCTTCCGACCACTGGTTTAAGCGGCGCCAACAGGTAACGGGGGAACCGTAATGCGAGGGCATATCTGACCACGTGCAACCGGTTTTTAGCACGTACAAGATCCCATTGATGGTTTTCCGGTCATCTGCCCGTGGTCGTCCGCGACCTTGTTTACGAGG encodes:
- a CDS encoding transposase, producing the protein PRKQGRGRPRADDRKTINGILYVLKTGCTWSDMPSHYGSPVTCWRRLNQWSEDGTWEQIWQALLQQMDEQQKLDWTKAFLDGSFVPAKKGRENRKNQGWYRKSEVNPEIVPMSWLQSHHFRQHLRMGNQTLHSSEKGSKGEKGSSGSDWIGLW